The following coding sequences lie in one Megalodesulfovibrio gigas DSM 1382 = ATCC 19364 genomic window:
- a CDS encoding sulfide/dihydroorotate dehydrogenase-like FAD/NAD-binding protein, with protein sequence MQQTPCTIVKKERLIPGQTSKLVISCPHIAKKAQPGNFVILRVSAQGERIPLTIADADPEAGTITMVYLVMGKSTAHLETLEEGDALHDLCGPLGQATHIEQVGTVICVGGGTGIAAMHHIAKGHQRAGNHTVAIIGARSKNLLLFEHELKSFCDEVLIATDDGSYGHKGFVTQVLEERLKTDKTVKEVVAIGPVPMMEAVSKTTKPFGVKTTVSLNSIMVDGIGMCGACRVSVGGQVKFACVDGPEFDGHQVDFGELRQRLAAFKPQEALSFEAFKERHGK encoded by the coding sequence ATGCAGCAGACGCCTTGCACCATCGTCAAAAAAGAGCGGCTGATTCCTGGGCAGACGAGCAAGCTGGTCATCTCGTGCCCCCACATCGCCAAGAAGGCGCAACCCGGCAACTTCGTCATCCTGCGCGTCAGCGCACAAGGCGAACGCATTCCCCTGACCATTGCCGACGCCGACCCCGAGGCCGGGACCATCACCATGGTCTATCTGGTTATGGGCAAAAGCACGGCCCACCTGGAGACCCTGGAGGAAGGCGACGCCCTGCACGACCTCTGCGGCCCCCTGGGCCAGGCCACGCACATTGAACAGGTGGGCACCGTGATCTGCGTGGGTGGCGGCACCGGCATCGCGGCCATGCACCACATCGCCAAGGGCCACCAACGCGCCGGCAACCACACCGTGGCCATCATCGGCGCACGCAGCAAGAACCTGCTACTCTTTGAACACGAGCTGAAAAGTTTTTGCGATGAAGTGCTCATCGCCACGGACGACGGCTCCTACGGCCACAAGGGCTTCGTCACCCAGGTGCTGGAAGAACGGCTCAAGACCGACAAGACCGTGAAGGAAGTCGTGGCCATCGGCCCGGTGCCCATGATGGAAGCCGTGTCCAAAACCACCAAACCATTCGGCGTAAAGACCACCGTGAGCCTGAACTCCATCATGGTGGACGGCATCGGCATGTGCGGCGCCTGCCGCGTGAGCGTGGGCGGGCAGGTGAAGTTCGCCTGCGTGGACGGCCCGGAATTCGACGGCCATCAGGTGGATTTCGGCGAGCTCCGCCAGCGGCTTGCGGCCTTCAAACCCCAGGAAGCCCTCTCCTTTGAGGCATTCAAAGAGCGCCATGGCAAGTAG
- the gltA gene encoding NADPH-dependent glutamate synthase, translating to MASSESSPKKGKSPTPRVPMPTQEPLARIKNFAEVALGYAEDQALIEASRCIQCKKPLCVQGCPVEVPIRDFIAHLQKNDVQKAYEVIKSTNSLPAVCGRVCPQETQCEGNCILGKKGEPVAIGRLERYVADTYMALSACDQITGKPECPLINEDLKVACIGSGPSSLTAAGYLAARGIKVTVFEALHEVGGVLIYGIPEFRLPKGIVAAEVAALKEQQVDLLPNWVGGKTFTIKELFDEGYKAVFIGVGAGLPKFLGIPGENLIGVFSANEYLTRANLGRAYDFPHWDTPTFPGRRVAVLGGGNVAMDAARTALRLGAEEVRIVYRRTQGEMPARHEELEHAVEEGVILEILSAPVEFKGDSQGRLTSMVIQKMELGEPDASGRRSPVPIEGAFQELACDMAVIAVGAGPNPILLDSTPELKRTRRGYIDANQDTGETSMPMVFAGGDIVTGAATVISAMGAGRRAAKEIARRLLGEDAA from the coding sequence ATGGCAAGTAGCGAGTCCTCCCCCAAGAAAGGCAAGTCCCCCACTCCGCGCGTGCCCATGCCTACGCAGGAGCCCCTGGCGCGCATCAAAAACTTTGCCGAGGTGGCCCTGGGCTATGCAGAAGACCAGGCGCTCATCGAAGCCTCGCGCTGCATCCAATGCAAAAAGCCCCTGTGCGTGCAAGGCTGCCCCGTGGAAGTGCCCATCCGGGACTTCATCGCCCACCTGCAAAAGAACGACGTGCAGAAGGCGTACGAAGTCATCAAGTCCACCAACAGCCTGCCTGCAGTCTGCGGCCGCGTCTGCCCGCAGGAAACGCAGTGCGAAGGCAACTGCATCCTGGGCAAGAAGGGCGAGCCCGTGGCCATCGGCCGTCTGGAACGCTATGTGGCAGACACGTACATGGCCCTCTCCGCCTGCGATCAGATTACCGGCAAGCCCGAGTGTCCCCTGATCAATGAGGATCTGAAGGTGGCCTGCATCGGTTCCGGCCCCTCCAGCCTCACGGCCGCCGGCTACCTGGCTGCCCGCGGCATCAAGGTGACGGTGTTCGAGGCCCTGCACGAGGTGGGCGGAGTGCTCATTTACGGCATCCCCGAGTTCCGCCTGCCCAAGGGCATTGTGGCGGCGGAGGTGGCAGCCCTCAAGGAGCAGCAGGTGGATCTGCTGCCCAACTGGGTGGGCGGCAAGACCTTCACCATCAAGGAATTGTTCGACGAAGGCTACAAGGCCGTGTTCATCGGCGTGGGGGCGGGCCTGCCCAAGTTCCTGGGCATCCCCGGTGAAAACCTCATCGGCGTGTTCTCGGCCAATGAGTACCTGACCCGCGCCAACCTCGGCCGCGCCTACGACTTCCCCCACTGGGACACCCCCACCTTCCCCGGCCGCCGCGTGGCCGTGCTGGGCGGGGGCAACGTGGCCATGGACGCCGCACGCACCGCCCTGCGCCTGGGCGCGGAAGAAGTGCGCATCGTCTACCGCCGCACCCAGGGCGAAATGCCCGCCCGCCACGAAGAGCTGGAACATGCGGTGGAAGAAGGCGTGATCCTGGAAATCCTCTCCGCCCCCGTGGAATTCAAGGGCGATTCCCAGGGCCGGCTGACATCCATGGTCATCCAGAAAATGGAACTGGGCGAACCCGATGCCTCGGGCCGACGCTCCCCGGTGCCCATCGAGGGCGCGTTCCAGGAGCTCGCCTGCGACATGGCCGTCATCGCCGTGGGCGCGGGACCCAACCCCATCCTGCTGGACTCCACCCCCGAGCTCAAGCGCACCCGCCGCGGCTACATCGACGCCAACCAGGACACCGGCGAAACGAGCATGCCCATGGTCTTTGCCGGGGGCGACATCGTCACCGGCGCAGCCACGGTCATCTCGGCCATGGGAGCCGGCCGCCGGGCTGCCAAGGAAATCGCCCGCCGGCTCCTGGGCGAAGACGCCGCCTGA
- a CDS encoding OmpA family protein codes for MLLMVACVLAIAMPAEAKWKKVPKVDNFIFFQDHSGSMAMHMKKIKGDTKIVMSKQVMTAMNDAIPELGYNAGLVTFAPFKEYVKMGGYDKSAMSAGIDKIKTEYPIFQRLTPMGPGLMELRPVLDTLSGKTAIFLLSDGVHNKGIDPVAEATAIYNTYPNVCFHVVSFADTEYGKSVLEAIAALNDCSCGVVDGAQLRTDATAMENFIKCALYDLVNVCDGEVIMFRSIQFDFDKSNIKKEMMPVLDEAASLIKENDCSYEVAGHTCNIGTEKYNQGLSERRAASVVKYLTGKGVDASKLRAVGYGELQPKHDNKTREGRRLNRRVEIRVLPQ; via the coding sequence ATGTTGCTGATGGTCGCCTGTGTGCTCGCCATCGCCATGCCGGCTGAGGCGAAGTGGAAGAAAGTCCCCAAAGTGGACAACTTCATTTTCTTCCAGGACCATTCCGGGTCCATGGCCATGCACATGAAGAAAATCAAGGGCGACACCAAGATCGTCATGTCCAAGCAGGTCATGACGGCCATGAACGACGCCATTCCTGAACTGGGCTACAACGCCGGTCTGGTGACCTTCGCGCCTTTCAAGGAATACGTGAAGATGGGCGGCTACGACAAGTCCGCCATGAGCGCCGGCATCGATAAGATCAAGACCGAATACCCCATCTTCCAGCGCCTGACCCCCATGGGCCCCGGCCTGATGGAACTGCGCCCGGTGCTTGACACCTTGTCTGGCAAAACCGCCATCTTCCTGCTGTCCGACGGCGTCCACAACAAGGGCATCGACCCTGTTGCCGAAGCCACGGCCATCTACAACACCTACCCCAACGTGTGCTTCCACGTGGTTTCCTTCGCGGATACCGAATACGGCAAGTCCGTGCTGGAAGCCATTGCCGCCCTGAACGACTGCTCCTGCGGCGTGGTTGACGGCGCCCAGCTGCGCACCGACGCCACCGCCATGGAAAACTTCATCAAGTGCGCCCTGTACGACTTGGTGAACGTGTGCGACGGCGAAGTGATCATGTTCCGCTCCATCCAGTTCGATTTCGACAAGTCGAACATCAAGAAGGAAATGATGCCCGTCCTGGATGAAGCCGCTTCCCTCATCAAGGAAAACGACTGCAGCTACGAAGTTGCCGGCCACACCTGCAACATCGGCACCGAAAAGTACAACCAGGGCCTGTCCGAACGCCGCGCCGCCTCCGTGGTGAAGTACCTCACCGGCAAGGGCGTGGACGCTTCCAAGCTCCGCGCTGTGGGTTACGGCGAACTGCAGCCCAAGCATGACAACAAGACCCGCGAAGGCCGCCGCCTGAACCGTCGCGTGGAAATCCGCGTGCTGCCTCAGTAG
- a CDS encoding dihydrolipoyl dehydrogenase family protein, with protein MPSHDLLIIGGGPAGHVAARDAAARGLSVALAERHLLGGTCLNVGCIPTKVLLGATNAVAELKAQQKRRLCSGEISFDLKALMQRKDRLVAGSRQAVEKELAGLGVTLFTGAASFTGPTSALIRTADGDTPVDFRHAILATGTRPADFPGLTADGCRVLDSDALLSLQTVPQSILILGGGAIGLELGEWLSRLGTAIIMVEAADRLAPFEDPEVSAQLKTALSRDGWKIHLGKKAVSLQTVGDIARCELEDGTVLEADLALTALGRRPNTDGIGLEAARIATDGRGFVQIDDHLRASATVYAVGDVNGRALWAHAAMHQARHAVRSILAASSAPYPFPSMPGCIYGTHEVMRVGASARELAAAGRPVSISRSLLAANPLAQAHGASAGLVKCVWDGEQLAGVTAMGWNVSHLVTLAQALITQQTTRNELDSLIFAHPTLDESLEAALMHAPRERFGEA; from the coding sequence ATGCCTTCCCATGACCTCCTCATCATCGGCGGCGGGCCCGCTGGCCATGTGGCCGCCAGGGACGCCGCAGCCCGGGGCCTGTCTGTGGCCCTGGCCGAACGGCATCTGCTGGGCGGCACCTGTCTGAACGTGGGCTGCATCCCCACCAAGGTCCTGCTGGGAGCCACCAATGCCGTGGCGGAACTGAAAGCCCAGCAGAAACGCAGGCTGTGCAGCGGCGAGATTTCTTTTGATCTCAAGGCCCTGATGCAGCGCAAGGACCGTCTGGTGGCCGGCTCCCGGCAGGCCGTGGAAAAGGAACTGGCCGGCCTGGGCGTCACGCTCTTCACGGGCGCCGCGAGCTTTACCGGACCAACATCCGCCCTGATCCGGACTGCTGACGGCGACACGCCCGTGGACTTCCGCCACGCCATCCTGGCCACAGGCACACGGCCGGCAGACTTCCCCGGCCTGACCGCCGACGGCTGCCGCGTGCTGGACTCCGACGCCCTGCTCTCCCTGCAGACCGTCCCGCAATCCATCCTCATCCTGGGCGGCGGCGCCATCGGCCTGGAGCTTGGCGAATGGCTCTCGCGGCTGGGCACAGCCATCATCATGGTGGAAGCCGCGGATCGTCTGGCCCCCTTCGAGGATCCAGAAGTCAGCGCCCAGCTCAAAACCGCCCTGAGCCGCGACGGCTGGAAGATCCATCTTGGCAAAAAAGCCGTTTCCTTGCAGACTGTTGGCGACATTGCCCGCTGCGAGTTGGAGGACGGCACGGTGCTGGAGGCCGATCTGGCCCTCACCGCCCTGGGCCGTCGCCCCAACACCGACGGCATCGGGCTGGAGGCAGCCCGCATCGCCACCGATGGCCGGGGCTTCGTCCAGATCGACGACCACCTGCGCGCCTCGGCCACGGTATATGCCGTGGGCGACGTCAACGGCCGCGCCCTGTGGGCCCACGCCGCCATGCACCAGGCCCGCCATGCCGTGCGCAGCATACTGGCGGCGTCCTCCGCGCCGTACCCGTTCCCGAGCATGCCGGGTTGCATCTATGGCACCCATGAGGTGATGCGCGTGGGTGCGTCGGCCCGGGAACTCGCCGCAGCCGGCAGGCCGGTGTCCATCTCCCGCTCGCTCCTGGCGGCCAACCCCCTGGCCCAGGCCCATGGCGCCTCTGCCGGACTGGTCAAATGCGTGTGGGACGGCGAACAACTGGCCGGCGTAACCGCGATGGGCTGGAATGTGTCCCATCTGGTGACCCTGGCCCAGGCCCTGATAACGCAGCAAACAACCCGCAACGAGTTGGACTCGTTAATCTTTGCCCATCCGACACTGGATGAGAGCCTGGAGGCCGCCCTGATGCATGCCCCGCGAGAAAGATTTGGCGAGGCATGA